A segment of the Patescibacteria group bacterium genome:
ATTTCTATTTTTCAATTTGCGAGTTCTTCAGATGTCTCAAAAATATTACAAGTAAAAAATACAAGAAACTATGAAAATATATTTAATAATTTTGATAATTTTTTGATATTTAATGAACTTGCTGAAATTTTATTGTTTGTTCTTGGTGAAAATATTCAAGAAGAAAATATTTATAATTTAACAATTTTATTTCTTGAAGACTTGGACAATAATAATTTAAATCTTTACAAAAAGAAAAAAATTGAATTGGTGTATTTTGTAGCACTGCTTAATTATTTAGGATTTAAGCCAAAAAATATAGTAAATTTGGATAATTTACTGTCTAAATTTGTACTTTTGATGTTTCAAAATAGCTATTTAAAAAATCGTGATTTGATGATAAAATTAAGATTGAAGGAAAAAGATTTTATAAGTTTGAGATCTTGGTTTCGTAGCTATTTTGAAAATACTTTGGAGAAAAAAATAAATAGTTTTTTATAAAATATTAAAAAATAAAAATTGTGTTAAACTCTAATAACAAAAAAAATATCTTGGATTTATCAAAAATAGAAAAACCAAATCTTGGTTTTGGTGTTAGTGTAAAAAGAATTGAATCTTCTAATACAAAAAAAATAAATTCTGGAATAAAGCCAAGAATTCCAAACAAAAAAAAGATAAAAGAAGCTAGGCATAATAATGGTAGAGTAGGATTTACATATGATATAGATAGTATTTGGGGTACAAAAAGAGATTCAAAATTTGAATACAAAAAAAGATCATCTAGTGGAAAGAGAATTTTTATTGCTATTTTTGTTTTGTTTGTAATTGCCGCTGTTACGATATTGGGAATGTACTTTTTTGGAAATAAAAAATTAAACGGAGAAGGTGTTTCACTTAGCATAGAAGGTTCTGACGATATTATATCTGGCGAAGGAGTTAATTTGAAAATCAAATACAAAAATAATGAAAGTGTAAAAGTTGAAAATATTAGCCTAAGAATAGATTATCCAGATGGATTTCATTTTATAACATCAGATCCATATGCAAAGACATTATCTCTAAATGTTTGGGAATTAGAAGATTTGAAACCAGGACAATCAGGTGAGATAAATTTAACATCACAAATTATTGGTCTAAAAGATCAAAATATTATTATAAATGCAGTACTTTCTTATGAGCCTGCAAATTTTAGTTCTACTTTTGATGTGAAATCTCAGAAAACTTTAAAAATAAAGGATTCTTTGATGGATATTAGCGTTGAAGCTCCAGAAGAAATTGGTAATAACAATAGAGTTACGTATAATATCAAATACAAAAATATATCAAATAATACTCTAAACAATTTTAGAATAAGACTAGATTATCCAGATAATTTTACAATAATAGAATCAAACGGAGATGCAAAATTTTCTGAAAAAGATATATGGATTATTGATGAAATAAGAAAAGGAGAAGAAAACAATCTTCAAATTACGGGATTTATTGATCTAGATGCAATGACATCTTCTACTGTTGATATTATTTTGGAAGTAAAGTCTATATCAGAAGAACTTTCTATAGCAAGTAATAGTATTGATTCAAATTGGTATCCATATATTACAGTGAATAAGGATATTATGATGTCTAATGTGCCCATAGTACTCAAGGTATCTTCTAATTCTAGTGATATAGACGCACCTATAAATTGGGGCGATGAAATACATTATGTAATATATTACAAAAATAATACAGATAAGGCTATAAATGATGCACAAATATCAATGAAATTAGATTCAGATTATTTGGATTGGGATAGTTTAAAAGATGATTATGGTGGAGAAATAAAAGCAGAACAAAAAACAATTACTTGGGATAAATCATCCATACCATCTCTTGCGAAATTAGAAAAAGGACAGGAAGCTAAAATTGATTTCACTATAAAATTAAAAGCATTTGAATCTGGCTTTACTAATAAAAATAATTATTTTGTAAATTCGTCATCATCTTTATCATACAAAGATGGTACAGAATCAAAATCTGTAGATTCAAATATTTTAATAAACAAAATAAAAACTCCAATAGAATTTTCTACAAATGCTAGATATTATGATGAATATGGTAAGGAAGTCGGGTCTGGACCATTGCCACCAGAAGTTGGTAAATCTACAAAATATGAAATTGTATTTAATATAAAACCTGTTTTGAGTAGTATAAAAGGAATTAGTGTGAAGACAATATTACCGCCAGGAGTGGATTTTGTAAATGGACTTATAGAAGATGGTCAAGAAATAAAGTTTGAAACTGCTACCAGACAAGTAATCTGGAATATTGACTCTATAGAAGCTGGCAAATCTACACTTGCAAAATTTAATGTTATTATAACTCCAGATAAATCTCAAATTGGCAAAGAAATTACACTTGTAAATGCTATAAATCTTATAGCTACTGATGTATATTCAAATTCTAAAATAAATACAACAAATACATACTTGACTACAAATTTAATAGGTGATAAAAAAGCCGTAGGAAAAGACAAAGTAGTTGAACAATAAATTTGTACAATTTTATGTTTAAAGTTTTCAAAGAATCAAAAAAAAGTTGTGCCAGAGCAGGCGTTTTAAAAACCAAAAGTGGAGATATAAAAACTCCATTTTTTATGCCTATAGCTACAAGAGGAGTTATAAAATCTATTAGTTTTTTGGATATAAAAAATTTGAATCCAGAAATTATCTTATCAAACACATATCATTTATATTTAAAGCCAGGATTAAAAGTTATAAAAAAAGCTTCTGGTTTGCATGGTTTTATGAATTGTAATTTGCCAATACTTACAGATTCTGGTGGTTTTCAGGTTTTTTCTTTATCAAAAATTAGAAAAATATCAGATAAAGGTGTTGAATTTCAATCTACTTATGATGGTTCAAAACATTTTTTTACTCCAGAGAAGGTAATGAAGATACAATCAATTTTGAATTCTGATATACAAATGGTTCTAGATGTTTGTATTGATTCAAAATCATCAAGGTTAGAAATTGAAAAAGCTCTTGATCTGACAACTTCCTGGGCAAAGAAATGTAAAAGTGCAAAAATAAAACTTGATACAAAGAAAAAAAATTTATTATTTGGTATTATACAAGGTGGTTTGCACAAAGATCTAAGAAAAAAAAGTTTAGATGAGCTTTTAAAAATAGGATTTGATGGTTATGCTATAGGTGGTCTAGCAGTTGGTGAAACAAATGATGAAATGTATGATATTTTGGATTATATAGTGAAAGATATACCACATGAAAAGCCAAGATATCTAATGGGAGTAGGATACCCAGAAAATATAGTTAATGCCATAAAAAGTGGAGTAGATATGTTTGACTGCGTGATACCAACAAGAGAAGCTAGGCATGGTAGATTGTATGTTAGACTCAATAATAATTTTGATGCTAAGTTTTATAAAACTATAAATATTACAAAGTCTAGTTTTTCATCAGATATATCAAAATTGAATATAAATTCCAAAATAAAAGAATTAAGAGAATATTCAAAGGCTTATATAAATCATCTTTTTAGAGTACAAGATCCATTGGCACTTAGAATAGCAACTCTAAATAATATAGAGTTTTATCTGGATCTTTTAAGAGATATAAGAAAGGATATATTAGATAATAATTTTTAGTATTGACTAGAATATAATATTATTCTACAATAGACCTATTATTATTCATTAATTAAAGAAACCTAGTTATTCGCATGTCATAGTGATATGCTATGAACGGGAAAAGTAAATATATGAAAGAATTAATTTTAAAAGCAGAAAAGAGAGAAAATATAGGCGGTTCTAATCCAAGAAATATAAGAAAAGAGTCTTATATACCAGCTATTGTGTATGGTCCAAAACTTGAGAGTATAAATATAAAGGTCAAGAAAAGTGACTTAAATCATATTTTCAAATCTTCTGGAGAAGGAAATGCAATTAGTTTAGATATTGATGGAGCTATTCATCATGTCTTTATTCATGATTTACAAAAAGATGTTTTGACGGATGATATTTCTCATGTTGATTTTTATCAATTTGATAAGAATAAAAAATTCTCAATTGAAATACCTTTGGTATTTGAAGGTGAATCAAAAATTGTGAAAGAAGCAGGAGCAGTTTTACAAAAAGAATTAGATAGTGTCACTGTAGAAGGTTTGTATGATGATCTTATTCAAGATATAAAAATAGATTTATCTAAATTAGAAAATATCAATGATGTTGTTTATATATCGGATTTAGATATTCCTGAAAAATTAAAAGTTCTAAATGCACAAGATCAGGTAATAGTCGTTATAAAACCTATAAGAGCAAAGGTGGAAGAGGTAGTAGAAGAAACAGTACCTACAGAAACTAGTACTGAAGAGTCAAAAGAAGAGACTAAAACAGAAGAAAAAAAATAATTTCAGATTTTTTAATTTTAAAATAAATGCTATAATGTTATTGATAATAGCATTTATTTTTTTATGGATACTGATCAAAAAAATATAAGTTCACTACTAACTATAATATGTTTAATAATAATTGTAATTTGTGCAATTGTAATTTTTGGTGTTTATATGAATAAAAGATGGGAAAGAATGAGGGATATAAGGCGGCGTAGTGACGTGGCTCAAGTAAAAAAAGCATTAGAATATTATAAATTTGAGTTTAATTTACTCCCAGACAATCAAACAGATAGAGAGTGGGATGTGAGCTATGATCCTGTAAATGGAAGACAAGTATTGTTTGGGGAATTACAAGCAAAAGGGGTAGTCTCAAATATTTTTGATCCAAAAAACAATAGTAAATATTATTATAGATATCACAGGTTTGATAGTGGAGAATATGGTTGTAGTGGTGAATATGCTATTTTTCAAGTTATGAACTTTGAAGGTGGTAATTTGAGTGGTCACGGTGAGGGTTCTTGCCCAGAGAGAGATTTTGCATCTGAAACTCCAAATGGGTATACATTACAGTTTTGGACTGATTAGCTTTATTATTTTTATATCATAAATAAGCTATTTTTATGGCTTATTTTTTTGTATTGACAAAATTTATGCAAAGTAGTAAGTTTCAAGTAAAGGCCGTCTTCATTTATAAGGCCGTCTAAAGTAAACTTGTAATTAATTTAAAATTGTATGGTTTATTTAAAATTTTTTACATTATTAATTGTTTTTATTTTAGATTTGATTCTAGGTATTTTTTTGATTTGGAAAAATAAATCAAAAGATATGTCTAAAATTTATTTTGGTTTAGTATGTATTAGTGGTAGTTTGTGGTCTTTATTTTTAAGTTTTTCATTGTTAACTACTAATAGTGATTTATATTTTTTGAATGCTAAGTTATATTATTTTTTTGCTACTTTAATATTTATATTTTTTTATTATTTTTCCATCGTTTTTTTGTATAAGAAGAATGTTATATCAGAAATAATTACATATTTTATACTCTTAGGATTTATATTGGTAATATATGTATTATTTTTTGATATTTTTCTTATTGGTGTATATTTTGATAAATATGGGATGCATGAAATAGAGAATAAATTTCTACATCTATTATATGGTTTTTATATTTTATTTATTTTATTTATAAGTTATGTTAATTTGTTTGTTAAATATAAAAAATTATATGAGATTAATAAGGGAATTCTTTTTTGGGTTTTAATTAGTACATTAGCATCGTTTATCTTTGCTATATTTTTTTCTTGGTATTTGCCACATATTAATAAACATTATTTAGACTGGATAGGCCCTATATTTGCTATTATTATGAATTTTTCAATAGGATATTCATTATTTAGAAAATATTAGTTTTATGAACAAAATTCTTATTATATTTTATGGAGGTACTGGACTTTTCGAAAAAAAGGAAGGTTTTTGTTTTGTAGAAAAAAAGGATGATATAAAAAAATGGATGGAGCTTGTACCAGAAATATCTTTTATATCAAAAATAGATACTGTATTTATAGAAAAAGACAAAAATTTGATATCCAAAGAAAGTTTTCAAAGAGTTTTAAAGATAATAAAAGATAATATAGATGATTATGATGGAATACTTATAACAAATGAAGTAGATACTATTCCTATTTTTTCAAATCAATTATTTTGGCAAATACACAATCCAAAGAAACCAATAGTTATAACAGGATCTAATGTTATATATAATGAAAATGATACATTGCCAGATTTATCATTCAAAGCAAATTTGATAAATGGTTTGCAATTTATAAATACAGGACTTAGAGGGGTTTCTGTGATTTATGGAAATAGAGTAATATCTCCAACAAAGATTTATAGATCCAAATTATTTGATTTGAATATTTTTGATTCAGCTGATAAAAAATATTTGGCAAGAGTAGACTTTGGTATATCTTTGGATAGTATTCCAAACAAGGAGATTGGCAGATCTGAGTTTTTCTTTGAATTTGATGATAATTTTTTGTTTTTTAGAATTGTTCCAAATTTGGAAACTTTGAAATTTATTTTGGACAAAAATCAAGCAATAAAAGTGATAATATTTGAAGCATGGACAAATAATATAGCAAGTAGAGATAAGTTGGTAGAAATATTTGAATTTTGTAAGAAGAATAATAAATTGATTATATTTTATAATCAATTGGGTTTTGGTAAAGATTTTTTCAAATATACAATTCTTACTATTAGTCATATGACTTATGAATGTTTGTGCGCAAAGCTTTCTTGGATTTTGGGTCAAACAAAAAATCAAACAAAAATAAGAGATATGTTAAAAGATAATTGGTACGGGGAATTTTTAAAAGAATAATATGAAATTATATTTTTGTGCAAATTTGGAAATGTTGGAAGATGATTATTGGAAAGATAGATATTTTGCCGTGCACAAATTTTTGGCAAAACAGGGATTTGGTTTGATAAGTAATGTAGAGAAAAAATTTAGACGTGGAGATATAGAAGCAAGAAAAACAATAAGCTATTCAGATGTAGATGCAGTGGTAATAGAGGGCACTCATATATCATCAGATGCTATATATGTTATAGCTACAGCATTGGCTTACAAAAAGCCTGTTTTGTATCTTTTAGAAAAGGGTACTACTATTCCAGATCAATTATCATATGTAAGACAAGACAAAAATTTGAGCAAAAATTTTCACTTAATATTTTATGATGGAAAAAATAATAATTTTGATTCAAAAATAATAGGATTTTTGGATTTGTTGGAATCTGGTGCTTTACTAAAAGATAGGGTTAATGTGAAATTTACACTTAGAATTACTACAAAAATAGAGCGTTATATAAGCTGGAAGTCTGCAAGTGTAAAAAAATCAAAAGCAGAATACGTCAGAGATTTATTGACAAAACTAATGTCTTCGGATGATAAATATAAGAAGTATTTATCAAAACATGAACAATAAGTGTATGTTTTGATTTTCAGGGGGCCTTTATGGCCCCCTTTCTTTTTAAAATAGTTAATATGTGATAAAATTTAATTATAACTTAATAAAATTGATTTATGAATACTATATATTCTAGATTTTTGAGTATTTGCTCACATAGACCAAAACATACAGCTTTGGCCTATTTACACATGGGTATTTATAGAAAAATTAGTTATTCTAAGTTAAATGATTTAGTTTTGAAATTGGTGGATTATTTCATTTCTCTTGAATATAAAGAAGGGGATAGAGTAATTATTTTTAGTGAAAATAGATGGGAGTGGCCTGTTGTAGATTTGGCATGTAATTATCTTGGTCTTGTAGTCGTGCCAATTCATACTACTTATGGAGTAAAATATATTGATTATATAATTTCAGAAACATCACCAAAATGTGTTTTTGTCTCAGATCAAAAATTATTTGACCAATTTTCAAAAGTAAAAAAAGAACTTATAAATAATATTAATATAGTAGTTTTTGATATTGGGGTATCTGGTGATCACAATATAGAATATTTTAGAGATATATTGGAAAAATATAAAGGTAAATTGGAAATAAGTCCAATATCAGATGACAATAAAATATCTACAATAATATATACATCTGGCACAACAGGAATGCCAAAAGGTGTTTGTCTTACCAATAAAAATATTACTACAAATATAGATAATGTTTTGAAATATGTCCCTATATTGCATACAGATAGATTTTTTTCATTTTTGCCATTATCACATGTCTTGGAAAGAGTTGCTGGTCAGATGACACCACTATTA
Coding sequences within it:
- the recO gene encoding DNA repair protein RecO: MEYISKGLILRSYNFKERDRMYFVFSPNNGLIKAFAKSVRGDKSKLSGFLNIPNISIFQFASSSDVSKILQVKNTRNYENIFNNFDNFLIFNELAEILLFVLGENIQEENIYNLTILFLEDLDNNNLNLYKKKKIELVYFVALLNYLGFKPKNIVNLDNLLSKFVLLMFQNSYLKNRDLMIKLRLKEKDFISLRSWFRSYFENTLEKKINSFL
- the tgt gene encoding tRNA guanosine(34) transglycosylase Tgt, coding for MFKVFKESKKSCARAGVLKTKSGDIKTPFFMPIATRGVIKSISFLDIKNLNPEIILSNTYHLYLKPGLKVIKKASGLHGFMNCNLPILTDSGGFQVFSLSKIRKISDKGVEFQSTYDGSKHFFTPEKVMKIQSILNSDIQMVLDVCIDSKSSRLEIEKALDLTTSWAKKCKSAKIKLDTKKKNLLFGIIQGGLHKDLRKKSLDELLKIGFDGYAIGGLAVGETNDEMYDILDYIVKDIPHEKPRYLMGVGYPENIVNAIKSGVDMFDCVIPTREARHGRLYVRLNNNFDAKFYKTINITKSSFSSDISKLNINSKIKELREYSKAYINHLFRVQDPLALRIATLNNIEFYLDLLRDIRKDILDNNF
- a CDS encoding 50S ribosomal protein L25, which produces MKELILKAEKRENIGGSNPRNIRKESYIPAIVYGPKLESINIKVKKSDLNHIFKSSGEGNAISLDIDGAIHHVFIHDLQKDVLTDDISHVDFYQFDKNKKFSIEIPLVFEGESKIVKEAGAVLQKELDSVTVEGLYDDLIQDIKIDLSKLENINDVVYISDLDIPEKLKVLNAQDQVIVVIKPIRAKVEEVVEETVPTETSTEESKEETKTEEKK
- a CDS encoding histidine kinase N-terminal 7TM domain-containing protein, translated to MVYLKFFTLLIVFILDLILGIFLIWKNKSKDMSKIYFGLVCISGSLWSLFLSFSLLTTNSDLYFLNAKLYYFFATLIFIFFYYFSIVFLYKKNVISEIITYFILLGFILVIYVLFFDIFLIGVYFDKYGMHEIENKFLHLLYGFYILFILFISYVNLFVKYKKLYEINKGILFWVLISTLASFIFAIFFSWYLPHINKHYLDWIGPIFAIIMNFSIGYSLFRKY
- a CDS encoding asparaginase domain-containing protein; translated protein: MNKILIIFYGGTGLFEKKEGFCFVEKKDDIKKWMELVPEISFISKIDTVFIEKDKNLISKESFQRVLKIIKDNIDDYDGILITNEVDTIPIFSNQLFWQIHNPKKPIVITGSNVIYNENDTLPDLSFKANLINGLQFINTGLRGVSVIYGNRVISPTKIYRSKLFDLNIFDSADKKYLARVDFGISLDSIPNKEIGRSEFFFEFDDNFLFFRIVPNLETLKFILDKNQAIKVIIFEAWTNNIASRDKLVEIFEFCKKNNKLIIFYNQLGFGKDFFKYTILTISHMTYECLCAKLSWILGQTKNQTKIRDMLKDNWYGEFLKE